The Thamnophis elegans isolate rThaEle1 unplaced genomic scaffold, rThaEle1.pri scaffold_126_arrow_ctg1, whole genome shotgun sequence genome contains the following window.
TTTGAAGCAGGTAACAAAGagctttctttgcttttcttgaaGACAACAATGCTCTCGAGCTTGGTGATGTTGCTTACTTGGATGGTTCACCTGAAAGTGTGTTGCGTAGCGCAGGATTCGGCCCAGGATTCGGAAGAAGCCTGGAGAAATTGGAAGGAGATCCATGAGAGAGTATACACCGAAGTGAGTTTGCTTTGTTCTCAAAGAAATGAACGTCTAATTTATCTTTCAGTAATTCTAAGTTTCAATGCTTCTaaggttcttctccttctccgtctttctcctcctcctcctcctcctcctccccctttttgctttttaaaagaaagttccAATGGCACAAAAAAAGAGATGTGGTGTAAACTTGATCTTTGAAGGCGCAAACTTACTTTCTGAAGGACTGTCTTCTATTTCCCTGCATCTTTTTCTAGATTATTGCGGGCTTTGCTCAGGATCTTACAATTCTGTTTCAAACCTAGAGAATATGTAGACGTTGGTACTCTTACACGGGGAAGAGTATCAGAGCTGGGGAAAACGCTCGATAGGTACTCGGAGGCCTTCTACTCTCCTGCTGAACAAAAATCTCACCACTATTGGGAGAAAGGAGTATTGTGTATGTTGACCGCCTTgagttacttttaaaaataaaaggtgggataaaaaccgAATAAACCAGATCCATTTTGAGAAGCTAAGATTTAAGCTGTTCTTCCACCCACAAACGATGCGTTGAGATAGGAGAGAATTTAGCCCGTCTATTCTTGGCTCCCTTAGGAGGAAGAGCCCGCACGGAGAGCCATATGGGAGAAGAATCGGCAGATGATTGAGAAGCACAACCGTGAGGCTGATGAAGGGAAACACTCCTATTGGCTGGGGCTGAATGACTTTAGTGATTGGGTAAGCAAACTCGGGAGTATATCACAGATTCAAAGCTTATGCATGTTGGGCAGTggtggggtttcaaaaattgttcgaacctactctgtgggtgtggcctcttttgtgggagtggcttgctgcccatgtgaccggatgggagtagcttgccacccatgtgaccggatgggagtggctttctgcccatgtgactggatgggagtggcttgctgcccatgtgaccggatgggagtggcttgctgcccatgtgactggatgggagtggcttgctgcccatgtgacgggatatgaagatgccgacgacacttgtcagaaccaccttaaattacctcacacccagcactggcatgcataagaataggatgtcaacttgttttttaaaaggcatctttggtttgcgttaaaacaacttcaacacacgcaatgttctgattgcaccacaaacgcagtagtcatccttacctttcacacaggcactgagttttataaacaggaggatgatagtgtagaataatcatatccaaggaccagtggtgggtttcaaaaaaatttggaagctcttctgtaggtgtggcctgctttccgggtccactggtggaacctcttctaaccagttccgtagatttgacgaaccgattctaccgaataggtgcgaactggtaggaacccacctctgatgttggGGACAATCTTCATAgaaatcggaatagagctggaagggatcttggaagtcttcgagtccaaccccctgctaaaacATTCTCTCcacactcttcttaaaaacctccagtgttgtggtacccacaacttctggtggcaagctgttccactggttaattgtcctcactgttacgaAATTTCTGaattccaggttgcgtctctccttggtgACTTTCCCATCCATTATTTgttctgccttcgggtgctttggaaaataagctgaccctcctctttgtggcagcctctcagatAGTGGAATATTGTTATCCTATCCTCCcttatccttcttttctctagagtagCCAAAACCCAAATCATACAACCGTTTTGTCATTTTTTTAGCCTCcaaggcctttaatcatcctagttgcttttctttgcactttttccaatatattccaagtgtgctttggaaaatggtactaatacttcatgttaGTGTGCACACACTGCTATTTAGAAGcagcccccccaaccccccatgaGTGAATGCTTGAGTTGGCAGATTAAGTAGCAGCATAAAGATTGCGGgtccttaacagaataacagagttgggagggactttggtGTTGTGTATGCACAGGTGCGGTTGGAAGGTCTCCCTCTGGTCCGCGCTAGGCACAGGAAAATactttaaatacaatacaatagcagagttggaagggaccttggaggtcttctagtccaaccccctgcctaggcaggaaaccctacaccacttcagacaaatggctctccaacatcttcgtaaagacttccagtgttggggcagtcgcaacttctggaggcaacttctgttccactgattcattgttctcactgtcaggaaattcctcctcagttctaagttgcttctctccttgattggtttccacccattgcttctcgtcctgccctcaggtgccttagagaatagcttgactccctcttctttgtggcaacccctgagatattggaagacttctatcatgtctctcctaatccttcttttcattaaactagacatacccagttcctgcaactgttcttcatatgttttagcctccagtcccctaatcctctctgttgctcttctctgcactctttctagagtctctacatcttttctacatcgtggtgatcaaaactgaatgccgtattccaagtgtggccttcccaaggcattataaagtggtattaacacaaagatgttctaaaataaacttaaaagaaagttagtatcatctttcatttgagctcttCTCTTTAAGCATAACTTTATTGAGAACATCATTTTAGCATGTATGGAACAAAACCAACTCTAGCTACTTCCTGAAGTTTTCGCCTAATTAAAGAATAAATTTGTTCCTCCCCTCCCTCggccaggtcacattgtccaattaggtcttcttttttttttttttttttaaatatattttattcatttttcacattccatttgcaatcacttatatacagggtatttactataagaaaagaaaaaaagaaaaagggaataaaacgaacaaataaaaaggaaacacaactcatcatt
Protein-coding sequences here:
- the LOC116523253 gene encoding cathepsin L1-like isoform X1: MLSSLVMLLTWMVHLKVCCVAQDSAQDSEEAWRNWKEIHERVYTEEEEPARRAIWEKNRQMIEKHNREADEGKHSYWLGLNDFSDWTDEEFNRMAGGSCCEMEDPDNASQGFGHAPDI
- the LOC116523253 gene encoding protein CTLA-2-alpha-like isoform X2, with the protein product MLSSLVMLLTWMVHLKVCCVAQDSAQDSEEAWRNWKEIHERVYTEEEEPARRAIWEKNRQMIEKHNREADEGKHSYWLGLNDFSDWA